In Actinomadura luteofluorescens, the sequence GCGTCCATTTTGTCGCCTCTTATCAGGACAGTTCCGCTAAGGTTTCCCCTCGATCGAAACCATCGATCATGGGCGGGACGCCTGCGCGCGCTCCCCTGCAGAAGGAGGCGCTTTGCGGGTTGTCCACCGTAGGCTGCTGCTCGTCGGCTCGGTCGCGGCGTGCCTCGGCGCCGCCGCCGCGCTCCCGGTGCTCGCCGACGACTCGTCGTCGCTGGTGAAGGTGACGGCGGCGGGGGGCACCCCGGTGCCCGGCCGCTACATCGTCACCCTGAAGACCGGAGCGTCCACCGACGCCGCCGCCAAGAAGGTCAGGGCGACCGGCGTCCGGCGCTTCGACGGCGTCCTGAACGGCTTCGCCGCGAAGCTCACCGACGACCAGGTGAACAAGTTGCGCCGCGACGACCGCGTCGCCGCGATCGAGCAGGACCAGATCGTCAAGGCCACCACGACCCAGCGCGCGCCGCTGCCCTGGGGCCTCGACCGCATCGACCAGCGGTCGGCGAAGCTGTCCAAGACCTACACCTACAAGTCGTCCGGCAAGGGCGTGAACGCCTACATCGTCGACACCGGACTGGACGTCGGGCACAAGGAGTTCGGCGGCCGCGCCTCCATCGCCTGGGCGGCGAGCAGGTTCAACGGCGACGGACGCGACTGCAACGGGCACGGCACCCACGTCGCGGGCATCATCGGCTCCAAGACCTACGGCGCCGCCAAGTCCGTGAAGCTGCGCGCCCTGCGCGTCCTCGACTGCAACGGCGAGGGCTCGATGTCGGACATCGTCGACGCCGCCAACTGGCTGCGCACCCACGCCGCCAAGCCGGCCGTGGCGAACATGTCCCTCGGCGGCCCCAAGTCCACCGCGGTGAACACCGCCGTGATGAACCTGTCCAAGTCCGGGGTGTTCACCTCCGTCGCCGCCGGCAACGAGAACGTCGACGCGTGCAAGGTCTCGCCGGCCGGCGCGGGCTGGGTCATGGCGGTCGGCGCGACCACCAAGAGCGACACGCGCGCCTCGTTCTCCAACTGGGGCAAGTGCGTCGACATCAACGCCCCCGGCTACGGCGTCTACTCCACCTGGCCCGGCAACCGCAGCAAGGCGCTCAGCGGGACGTCCATGGCCGCCCCCTACGTCAGCGGTGTCGCCGCCCTCTACCTGTCGACCCACCCGAAGGCCACCTTCCCGACGGTGCAGAAGGTGCTGAACGACAATTCCACCCACACCCTCAAGGGTCTGCGTTCGCAGCCCAACAGGCTCCTGTGGAAGGGCAAGCTGTGAGTCCCGTCACGTAAGATGGCCCGGCTCCCAGCAAGGGAGCCGGGCATCTCGCGCCTTCGCCACGTCCCATTACCGCAGGGTTTACCCTTGGCGAGGCAGACGGCTCTTTAACGTCCATTGACCTTTGGCCATGACGAGAGGAGAACACGTGGAGACCCCCGCCTCCACCCGTCGGCACGCTGACCGCCGCCGTGGCCGGCGCCACGCCGCCGCGGCTCTCGTGGCCCTCGCCGCCGCGGTGCCCCTGGTCGCCTCCGCGACGCCGTCCGCGGCCGCGCCGGCGTCCCTGCCCCTGGACCCGGGCGACAGCGGCAAGTTCGCGAAGCTGAACCGCCAGATCGAGCAGCTCGACAAGGAGTACGGCGGCGACCTCGCCAAGCTGAAGGACGCCGAGTACGCCGCGAAGAAGGCGCTGGACAAGTCCAACAACCTCCAGCGCGACCTCCAGGAGGCCCGCGGGGTCGTCGCCCAGCTGGCCGCGTCCCAGTACATGACGAACGGCGAGGACCCCACCGTCACGTTCCTGGCCGACGCGAACCCCTCCGACCTGCTCAGCAACGCCACCCTGGTCAGCCATCTCGCCCAGAACAAGGCGGGCAAGGTCGCCCAGATCCAGAAGCTCGTCAACGACCAGCTCGCGGCCCGCAAGGCGGCCCCAGCAGAAGATGACGGAGCTGAACAAGGAGATCAAGGACCTGAGGCGGCGCAAGTCGCAGATCCAGTCCCTGGTCAAGAAGTACAAGCCCGAGTCCCCGAGCGTCGGCATGGGCGGCGTCACCCCGCGCATGCTCAAGGTGAAGAACACCATCGACCTGGAGATGGGCCCGTTCCCCACGATCGGCTGCTTCCGCTCCACCGGCGACCCGCAGGACCACGGCAGCGGCCGCGCCTGCGACTTCATGGTCACCACGGGCGGCGTCATGGCCTCCGGCAGCGCCCAGTCCCTGGGCGACCGCACCGCCGCCTACGCCATCGCCCACGCCAGCGCCCTCGGCATCAAGTACATCATCTGGCGCCAACGCATCTACGACCTCCGCAGCCCGGGCTGGCGCTCGATGGAGAACCGAGGCGGCGTCACCGCCAACCACTACGACCACGTCCACATCTCGGTCTTCTAGGTCGTATCTGGCTCCAGCCAGAGCCGCAGCTCACGGGATCTCCCGAGAGTGCGCATCCAGGGCACTGGCCCTCGAATAGTCCACGCCGGTCTCCGAACCGGCCCGCCACCGCGTGCGAGAAGACCTGGTCTCGACGTCTTGCCACGACTGCTGTCAGAGGGCCAGGATGGCGGGTCGATCGCTGGGACGCCCGTAGGCCAGGATGCGCCGCAGCCCTTCCCGTAGTCGCTCGATGCGTTCGTCGTCGACGTCCAGCGTCACTTCTATCTCAGCGTCGTCCAGCCCCAGCGCCTCCAGATTGCTGGAATCCACGACGACACGGAGGACACGATCCTTCAGGCGCACCTCTTTGACTCCGCCGTAGACGGTGCCCTGGTCCGCCGTGACGAGGCAGTAGGAATCCATTCCAAGCGCGATGTCCTGCTCATCAGGCTCGTGCAGGCAGCACATAAAGGTCAGTTCGCGACCTCCGCCATTCTCCTGCTCAGCCACCCCGGCTACGAAAGTCTCATCGTCTTCGTAGGCTTCCGCTGCGGCGGCGCGAGCGGTGAAGGCGAACACCATGCGAGAAGCATAGAGACAGGCTTATGCCGTGCCACGAGCATTCGTGGCCTTCGCCCGCGGCCGAAGGACCCCGTACGCTCTGCCGCTGGAGACGATACGGCGGTTACCGGACCGCCTGGCTCGGACCGGCGCGGGGCGGGGCCTCTACTGGGCCGGCCAGCAGGACGACCCGATCGGCAGTGACGTCATAGCCGAGCACCGGATGGCCAGGGTCGCCCTCCGGCGCCATCGCCACCGGCTTGCCCAATCGTCGGCCGAGGACTCGGAAGAGGCCGCAGAGCAGGTCCAGCCGTTCTTGGCCCTGAAACTCCCTGAGATCGATGTCGAAGTCGACGCTGGTGCTTTCATGTGGCCAGAAGTTCAGCAGTACCCCGGTGAAGGCCGGACCTGCAACGCGGGACAGACCTCGCGGCCCTCTGCGAAGACCTCGCTCGCGGCGGGCAGGGAAAGCACCTGGCCATCTATGGAGTACTCATATGCCCAGTCTTCTGAGCGGAGTAGGTCAAAGACCGCCTGCCAGTCCTCAACACCGGTCCCCTCGATGACGACATCGGGCAGCGAGCCCATCAGTTCGGGATCGAAGAAGTCGCGTACGTCGTCCCACGAGAGATCGGGCACGTGTCAGATGGTGCCAGAGCACAAGAGCCGGTGGGAGATCAGGCAGGGCGGCTGCCGTGGGGTCGTCTTGCTCGGGCGGTGCTGGCTGTTGCGCCGGGCCTCAGTGGCGACCGATGGGGGCTGGCCGGGGGTGCGGTCGCAGGGCTTACAGGGCCCGGTCCTCTAGGGTCTCGGCATGGGTGAAAAGCGGGAGCTGCCGCGGTATCGGGTTTTGACTGGCCCGGATGATGAGACGTTCTGCTGGCGGGTCAGTGAGGCGCTCGACCTTGGCTATGAGCTGCACGGGTCTCCGTCGGTGACGTTCAACGGAGATCGGGTCGTCGTCGCTCAGGCGCTCACCCGTCGCCAGGACTAGAGGCCTGCGTTGACATGCGAAGGGCGCCCCCGGTTCGGGGGCGCCCTCCGGTGCTCGAATCAGTCGGCGTAGGAGGGGAGCATTCTTTCGTGGGCCTCGCGGAGTTCGGAGAGGCCGATGCTGAACAGCTCCTGCTGGTCGCCTTCGGGGCCGCGACCCGTCACCTGCAGGGAATCGCCGCCCGCCACGCCGATCTGGCTGACCGGGACGCCCGCCGACTCGCACAGGGCCGCGAGGCGTGACTCGGCGCCCGGACGGACGACGACCATGGCGCGGGCCACCGACTCGCTGAACAGCGAGACGAACGGGTCGCCGTGCAGGGTGATGCGGGCGCCGAGGCCGCCGCGCAGGCACGACTCCACCAGCGTCTGCGAGAGGCCGCCGTCGGAGAGGTCGTGCACGGCGTTGACCAGGCCGTCCCGGACGGCCGCGACCATCACCGACGCCAGCGCCGCCTCGGCCTTCAGGTCGACCAGCGGCGGCAGGCCGCCCAGGTGGCCGTAGACGACGTGCGCCCATTCCGAGCCGCCGAACTCCTCGCGGGTCTCGCCGAGGAGGGCGATCGTGGCGCCGTCGGTGGCCAGCGACATGTTCACCCGGCGGCGCACGTCGTCGTGGACGCCAAGGACGCC encodes:
- a CDS encoding Imm10 family immunity protein, which translates into the protein MVFAFTARAAAAEAYEDDETFVAGVAEQENGGGRELTFMCCLHEPDEQDIALGMDSYCLVTADQGTVYGGVKEVRLKDRVLRVVVDSSNLEALGLDDAEIEVTLDVDDERIERLREGLRRILAYGRPSDRPAILAL
- a CDS encoding DUF1737 domain-containing protein; this translates as MGEKRELPRYRVLTGPDDETFCWRVSEALDLGYELHGSPSVTFNGDRVVVAQALTRRQD
- a CDS encoding S8 family peptidase, which produces MRVVHRRLLLVGSVAACLGAAAALPVLADDSSSLVKVTAAGGTPVPGRYIVTLKTGASTDAAAKKVRATGVRRFDGVLNGFAAKLTDDQVNKLRRDDRVAAIEQDQIVKATTTQRAPLPWGLDRIDQRSAKLSKTYTYKSSGKGVNAYIVDTGLDVGHKEFGGRASIAWAASRFNGDGRDCNGHGTHVAGIIGSKTYGAAKSVKLRALRVLDCNGEGSMSDIVDAANWLRTHAAKPAVANMSLGGPKSTAVNTAVMNLSKSGVFTSVAAGNENVDACKVSPAGAGWVMAVGATTKSDTRASFSNWGKCVDINAPGYGVYSTWPGNRSKALSGTSMAAPYVSGVAALYLSTHPKATFPTVQKVLNDNSTHTLKGLRSQPNRLLWKGKL